The window TGGCACTCACATTCGAAGCCAGATTGACGCCCAACGCATTCGATGTGCTGCCACTGAGCGAGATGCTTCCCGAACCTGTTGCCGTAACAGCATTGGACAACAAAATCCCGTGCACACCCGACACAGCAGAAGTGCTCGACAAATTGATATTCCCCGTCGTCGTCAATCCCACCGTACCCGTAGATGAGTTGGTGCTGTTGATGGTTTTAACGCTCGCTACCGTCAAGCCTAAACTGTCGACCAAGGTGACCGAGCCTGTATTGCCCGCCAGTGTGGAAATGGCATTCGTCGCGCTGTCCAAGGTGTATGCCGCCGTTGCGCCGAGCAGTTCCAGATTGGTGGCCTTGATGGCACCGGCCGGGCCATCGGTCACGGTGCTGGTCGCCCCCATCGCATTCATGGTCAAAGTTTTAGTGGCCGTCGCGCCGCCAATACTCAGAGTGTTGTTCACCGCAATGTTTCCTGAGGTCAGGAAAGTCACGTTACCGCTCGTTGTTGCGGTGGTGATATTTGTGGATGTGGCGATGTTGCTTGCCAGAGAACTGCCTACGATTAAATTACTGGCCGCGATCACGTCCAATTCATTTTGATCGAGACCCAACGTACCCGAAGCCCCCGTCACATCGGCGCCGCCAAGACTGATGCTTGTCGCAGCCGTGATGGTCTTTGCCGTGACATTGCCACTGGTTGTGATCGATGACTTACTGGTATTGCCGAGCCACATGTTGTTGGAGGTCAAAACGATGTTGGCTGAGCTGCTTGGAACTGCTGTTCCGGTCTTGCTTCCCACCGTACCACCGGACCAATTCAAATCGATCCCGTGGTTCAGGTTAGAAATGCCTGTGATGGCAATTTGCCCGGTCGTGCTCAGCACATTGCCGTTTTTAATGAACACACCACCGGTTTCACTGTTGTTGCCATCAGCCGTAGGACGACGCTCTTCACCTGTCAGCGCAATGCCCCCTGCACCGGTCGCAATCACTGATGCAGTGCCGTTGATGAAAATACCAGAAACGTTGCTTGAGTTAGCGGCTCCAATTCCTTTAATGTCAATCGCGGTGGCCTCACTGCTGCTTGACTGGATCGTGGTTCTTACACCATACCCACCAATATGAACACCATGTGAATTGCCACCAGTGAAAGTTGACTGGGAAATGCCGTCGATGGCTATTTTTCCTGCCCCTGAATTGATATCAACTGTTTGAGCGGTATCACGCAGGCGAACGCCGGCACTCGCATAGTCGCCATCGTTGTTTGTGCCTGCACTGCTTTTTCCCTTTAATGAGATATTGCCCCCAGCTGAAAGCAAATTGGCACCATTGAGCAAGATGCCGTCCGCATATGTAGGTGATGAACCGGCGCTACCCGGGATCGCGTCTGCAACTGTGCTGCTTCCCACCGCATAACCCGATGCATCAGACCCCCCACCCAATGTGATCGAGCCGCCATTGCTGGAGATGGAAGAACTTGTATTGAGTCTGATAGCACCTGAATTACTGGCATCCGCATCGCTGTTGAGCACGACGTTCAACTTGTTCGATGTGGACGACAATGTCTTGCCAGAGGCCATCGTGATGTTGTCGTTGGCTTTCAGGGTCAAGTTGGCATCGGCACCGGCGGTTTTGTTGATGCTCTCGTTGACAGCGATGCTCGCGCTGCTGAGCAGCGTCAAATTCCCCATGGTGTTCATAGACACGGCGCTGGAAACCGTCAATGTGCCTGTACCCGCCGCATCGTTGCGGCCAATCACGGTATTGGCAGCGCTGATGCGACCATATTCCGTGCTGCTCAGGCCCAGCGTCAGCGGCGTGCCCGACAAGACGTCACTGCCGCCCACATTGATGAGGGTCCCTGCGGTCTTGTTTTGCAGCGTCACGGTGCCTGCAGTGGCGGTCAAGCTGGTGCTCGCGTCCCAGTTCATCGAATCTGAGGTGACGGTCACATTGCCCGTGGTGGACTTGATGGCGTTGGTCGAACCGGTTGAAGTCAAACCATAACTGCCGCCACCCGCCCCAGCGGTGGCCGTGATGGCCACATTGCCACTGGCCGCGCTGATGCTGTTGGCTGTGCCGGTGTCTATGCGAACACCGTTGTTATTGTTGCCGCCTTGACCACCGGTGCCGGTGATGTTGATATTGCCCGTGCCCGTGCTGGTCAACGAAACATTGTTGACCAGATAAATACCTTCGGCCTGATTCAGTGCTGCAGTGGACGGTGCACCTGTACCCACAATGTTCAAATCGCCGTTGACGGTGCTCATGCTGGCTCCGCGTGCGATGTACAAACCATTGTTCAGGCCACCTGTGCTGGTCGATCCGCCTGTGCCCGTCAAATTGATGACGCCACTTCCTTGCGTGCTGACCGCGCTGTTGTTATCGACTTGAATACCCACGTTGGCATAACTTGCGCCGGCACCACCGCCCGTGCCGTTGATGGTGATGTTGCCGCCCGTGGTCTTGACCTGGGAGCCTGTGCCACTGGATGTGTCGTTGGAGCTGTTGATGAACACCCCGTAGTTGTAGATTCCGGTATTGCTCAGGTTGCCTTTGCCATTGATCAGGATGTTGCCTGCGCCAGAATTGACGTTGGCACCAAACATCTGTACACCCGCGCCAAAAAAACCGCTGCCGCTGGGGTTACCCATTGCAAAGCCCGAACCGTCGCCAGCAGCCCCGCCCCCCATGGTGATGCTGCCACCGTTGCTGGTGATGCCCGAGCTGGAATTGAGGATGATGCCACCCGCACCGCTGGCATCGCTATCGCTGTTGAGCAATACATTGAGCTTGTTGGACGTCGAAAGAATCGACTTGTTTGCAGCCACCGTGATGTCACCATTGGCCTTGAGGCTCAAATTGGCATCGGTCCCTGCAGATTTATTGATGTTGTCGGAGACCAAGATGTTGGCGCCGCTGAGCAAGGTCAAGTTGCCACTGGGATTGCCCATCGTACCCATGTCGACCAAGCCGGCAGTCAACGCTCCCGAGCCGGTGGCATCGTTGCGTCCGATCACGGTGGTGCTGGCCGTGATTCTGGCCAGCTCTGCCGAAGACACATCCAGCTTGAGAGTGCCGCTCAAAGTATCTGTCGAAGTGCCACCCACATTGATCAAAGTGCCAGCTGTGCGGTTTTTGACGGTCACCGTACCCGAGCCTGCTGAAACGGCGCCGCCATCGAGGGCCAGGCTGTCGGTCACCAAGATCACATCGGCATTGCTGCCGCTGGTGATGCTGGCTTGGGCAGAACCATAAACATTGATGCCTGTGCTGCCGCCGCTGGATCCATCGGCAACACCTGTGACCGTGATCGTACCGCCCGAAGAACGGATGCCATATGTACTCTGGCTGCCACTCAACACCACCCCATGGTTACCCGTGCCGGTGGTGGTGCCCCCTGTTCCTGTGACACTGACCGTGCCCATTGCGCCAGCGGTGATTAGCCCTTCTTCTAGGCGTACACCATGGTTCAAATTACCCGCGCCGGCCCCACCACCGGAACCGATCACAGTCACACTGCCGCCCAAGGAAGTTACCGTCGCCACCTTGGTGCTGTCGCCGGTCTTCAAACGAACGCCAAATTGATTGCCGCTGGTACCGGTCGATGTATTCGATCCAGCAATCACCACAGCACCTGTGCTGCCTCCCGTGATGGTGGTAGCACCCAGCAAATCCACACCCGTGGTACCGGTATCTGTACCAGCCCCCACACCAGTGATGTTCAATGTGCCTGCGCCGGTGGTGTTGACCACACTGTCCGACATGCTGATGCCATCTCCTTTTCCGGCACCTGCAAAGCCCTGGCCTTTCAGGGCCAAGTTGCCGCCGCTTGCACTCAAGGTGGCACCGCTGAGTTGAATACCCTTTACGTTGGTGCCGTTACCTCGTGCGTTGCCCGAGCCATCGCCCGTAGAGCCACCACCCAAGGTGATGTTGCCGCCGTTGCTGTTGATGGCGGACCCCGTGTTCATGACGATCGCACCTGCACCACTGCCATCGCTGTCACTGTTGAGTACCACATGGCCATTGGTTGCCATGGTGATCGCCTTGCTGGCAGCAACGATCACATCGCCCCCGGACAACAAGGACAAGCTGGAGGCATTGGCTGGGGACAAGTTGTCAGAAACCGTCAACAAACTTGCCGCATTCGCACCTGTTTGGCCAATCGTCAACTTGCCCGTCACCCGATCGAGTTCGGCATCTGAAATGCCCAAGCTCTGTGAGCCGCTGGTCCAAACATCGGCGCCACCCACATTGATCGAGATACCGGCTGTTTTGTTTTGGATCGTGACTTGGCCCGTCCCGGCATTGATCGTGTCGCCTGTCGATGCACTGTTGAATGAATCGGTCGTTAAAGTGATGGATGCATTGCCCGTGCTGATGATCTTGCCACTGTTGGACATGGCGATGCCATAACCTGGCAAAGTGGTGGCTGTGTTTGTGCCCGTAACGCTAATCGCACCAGTGCCAGATGTAATGATGCCTCCATTAAACACCTCCACACCATGGTTGGTGCCTCCATTCGATGCGCCTCCTCCAGTTCCTGTTACTGTGACCGTTCCTGCGCCGGTCGCACCTAGACTGGCACTGTTCTGGATCATCACACCATCATTGTTGAAGCTGCCCCCAGACCCAGCACCTACGCCATTCACAGTGACGGATCCACCTGTTGTGGTCACTTTGGAACCGTCCAGCCAGACGCCAAAGTTATAGTGGCCGCCATTGCCACCCGTACCCGATATGGTCACAGCCCCTGTGGTTGAACCCGTCAATGTAGAGCTACCCTGCAAGCCCACGCCAACGTTGGTATCATTGCCGACCCCCCCTTGCCCATCCAATGTGATGTTGCCTGCGCCCGTTGTGGAAATGGAGGAGGCGCCTGTCAAAGACACCCCCCTGGATCGGAAAGTACCACCCGGCGAAACCGAACTGCCCTGACCGTTTATGGCAATGTTGCCGCCGCCGGCGTTCACCGTAGCGCTGTTGATCAAAATCCCTTCTGCGCGCCCCGTAACCGAATAACCACGCGCTTTGCCTGAACCATTGCCCGCACTGCCACCACCCAAGGTGATGTTGCCGCCGTTGCTCTTAATGGCTGATCCCGAAGTCAATTGGATCGTCCCAGTGCCATTGCCATCCAGATCGCTGTTGAGCACCACATTCAATTTGTTCGTGCCCGTGCGGCCAATGTTCACTCCTGTATTGACCACGATGTCGCGTTCGGCCTGCAAAGTCAGCGTCGCGTCACTGGATCCAGTGACCGCGATGTTGCTGGCCACGGTGATGTCACCGTTGCCCGTGCCGCTGGCATTGGTGGTTTTCACCACCACGCTGGTGCCTGCGCTCAGGCTGCTGGCCAAGGTGGTGGCGCTCACGGTGCTGGCCGTGGTGCCACTGGTGTTGGGCGTCTGGGTGATCGGGTTGGTGCCGCTGCTGCTCATGCCTGCTTCGGCCGTGGTGATGGTGATGTCGGTGGGGTCCAGCAACCATTGCCCGGCTTTGACTTGGACACCATCGACCACCAAATGGTAGCCCGATGTCTCCACGAAGCCGCGTTGGCTCTCCAACTGTGCTGCGCTCACGTCTGTGCTGGCGGCCAGGACACCCGTCTCCAGATCACGACCGATAACGATGTCACCACCTTGTCGCTGTGCATCGGTGCTGTTGGCGGTGATCTGCCCATCCACCACAATGCGCCCACGGTCGGCCAACAGGTGCACATCGCCAGCTTGGGCTGCGGAGGTGTCGATTCTGCCCGACTGGAACACGCTGGCCACCGCACCATGCACCGCAGCCGCTTGCATGTAAACCTGACCACCCTCGGTCACGATCACACCCGACTTGTCATTTTTGACCCACGCATTCACCGTGGCAGGGGTCAGCTCCAGCTTGATCTTGCCGGTACGTCCGACAGGCACATGCAAAGAACTGGTCAGCGCTTCGGGCAACACGGCTGCGTCGGCAGCCCCCATGACCACGGCACCCATTGGCGCCACAATGCGCCCCTCGTTCTGAACCGTCGCCCCCAGCAAGGCCACATAGCCCCCAGGCGCCACCGAAATCAAGCCCTTATTGACCACCGCCCCCGTGGCCCCGTTGCGGACAAAACGCGAAGCACCGGCCATGAAGTCGGCGTCATCAATGTTGAGTGTGGATGCGGTAAAGCCACTGGCGCTCACACTGCCATCGCTGCCCACCACAATGCCCTTGGGGTTGACCAGCACCACTTGGCCATTGGCCTGCAGCTGCCCAAGAATTTGCGTCGGGTTGTCAGACAGCACCCGATTGAGCAAAACCGACTGGCTGCTGGGCTGCAGCACCGTGACCTTGGCGTTTTGACCAATGTCAAAACTCTGCCAATTGACCACCGCTTTGGCACTGCCCTGCGTGATCGACATTTGGTTTCCCGACTGGCTGACACCGACCGAGCCCTGCACCACCTGCGCACCTTGCGGCAAGGTCTGGCTCCAAGCCAAACCAACCCACAAAAATCCGACCGCCAAATGGCCCACAAAACGAGCACCTGCATCGGCAGCCCAACAGCCCACAGCCGCTCTGGCCCCTTGTCCTTTGGACTGACTGCATGCGTGCTCGCCCACCGCCACCAGGGCGCCCAAGCGTTTAGAAAAGATGGTTTTGTAGCAAAGATGGTTCACGGCTGAGACCTCAAATCAGTGCCTTCAACCCAAAACGAAAAATCGTTTTCGTCAGTTAAAGGCATTTATTGGTCAAATTCTCAATTCCAAGCAATTTTTTTACATTGCCCAATTGGGGTGCTACCAATACAATATTAATACCAAAGTTAAAGTAAATTAGTTTATTTACTAATTTGTTAATTGGAAAGCCGTCGTAACCGCCCAACGTTCACCCCTGGACTATCAACGGTCACCCCGAGCCCACCAACTGTCACCCCGGGCTTGACCCGGGGTCCAGGTATTTAGCCCTTCGCGTGGCAACCGACGAAGACTGGATCCCGCATCAAGTGCGGGATGACAGTGGGAGGGTGCGGGATATTTGATTTGTCACCCCGGGATTGACCCGGGGTCCAGGCATTTAGCCCTTCGCGCAGCGACTGACATGTCACCCCGGGCTTGACCCGGGGTCCAGGCATTTAGCCCTTCGCGCAGCGACTGACATGTCACCCCGGGCTTGACCCGGGGTCCAGGCGTTTTGCCCTTCGCGTAGCAACCGACGAAGACTGGATCCCGCATCAAGTGCGGGATGACAGTGGGAGGGTGCGGGATATTTGATTTGTCACCCCGGGCCTGACCCGGGGTCCAGGCGTTTTGCCCTTCGCGTAGCAACCGACGAAGACTGGATCCCGCATCAAGTGCGGGATGACAGTGGGAGGGTGCGGGATATTTGATTTGTCACCCCGGGCTTGACCCGGGGTCCAGACATTTAGCCCTTCGCGCAGCGACCGACATGTCACCCCGGGCTTGACCCGGGGTCCAGACATTTAGCCCTTCGCGCAGCGACCGACATGTCACCCCGGGCTTGACCCGGGGTCCAGGCATTTAGCTCTTCGCCAAGCGACTGTGATCCTGGATCAGCTGTTCTAAAGCCCGGGTGTGCGCTACAACGTCCCACGCTGGGGTTTTCTGGAGACGGTCTCGTAAGCCTTTCTTTAAGGCCAACAAGGTTTTGCGGTCACTGGCCATACGTTGGGCCACTGCCACGTAATCGTCATCGTCCTTGGCCACCCACTCGGGCAAACCCGCCGCCGTCATGAAACTCGCACCCATGCGCGACACAAAATGCGCGCCCATTTGCGTGAGCACCGGCACCCCCATCCACATCGCTTGCAAACTCGTGGTGCCACCGTTATAGGGTACGGGGTCGAGCGCAATGTCAATGTCGGCGTACTCGGCCATCATGTCGGTCAAACCCACAGGCCCGCGAAACTCCACACGCGCCAAGTCCACACCCAAGGCTTGCAAACGCTCGCCAAAAATGCGCTTGGCCCCTTCGTCGCTGAAACTCGGGGCCTTCAAAACCAAACGCGAATCGGGCACCGCCTCCAACACACGCGCCCACAGCTTGAGCGTGCGTGGCGTCAACTTAGGCACATTGTTGAATGAACCAAACGTCAAGGTACGCATGGCATCTGCCGCTTTAAACTTGGGAAACGCATAGTCTTCTTCGGGCGCAAAACAAAACACCGTCCCCGGCAAACGCAGCACCTGCTCGGTGTACAGCGACTCGCAACCCTCGGGGGTCACGATGGCATCGCCCAAGATAAAGTCAATGTTGGGCACGCCAGTTGAACCGGGGTATCCCAAATACGTCATCTGCACGGGCGCCGCGCGTTGCGCAAACAAGGGCATGCGGTGCTGGCTGGTGTGGCCGGCCATGTCCAGCAAGACATCGATCTCATCGGCATCAATGCGCTTGGCCAATTGTGTGGTGTTCAGGCTGCCCACCTCTGCCCAATGCTCGGTGCGCGAACGTGCCAGTGCCGTTTGCTCATCATGCGAATCGCCCACGAAATACATGAACAGCTCAAACCGTGTGCGGTCCAGCTCCCGCAACACCGGCTGCATGAAAATATTCACCGGATGCTGGTGATGAAAATCTGCCGACACAATGCCCACACGCAAACGACGCCCCTCGAGCGGCTTGCGCACAAACGAATCTTGGCTGCGAGCCCCCTCGCCCCACGACGCAAACAAACTGCGGTGCAAATCGGCCACCTGCTGCGCCGACTGCATATCGCTGTAGAGCGAACTCATTGCTGCACTCGATGCGTAGCTTGAGCCCTGCCCCTCCTCTAGCGCCAACTCGGCATACAAAGCCAAAGCCTGGTCCGCATCACCCACCTTGCCCGCCACCGCGGCACGCAGCGAACGCGCACCCGGCATCGGCGCCAACGCCTCGGCCTGCTGCAACACCTGCTCGGCTTCGGCCATTTGCCAGCACTCGGCCAGCAAATGTGCGAGGTTCCAATGCGCCCACGCGCTTTGCGGATACAGCGCCACACAACGGCGAGAAATTTCAATCGCCTCTTGCCAAAAATTGTTTCTGAAACTCAAGGCTGCCAAGCGTGACAAGGTCGCCTCATCACTGGCGCCCGATGCCAGGGTCAGCAACTTCATCGCCTTCTCGCGCTCGCCCACACGCAGCCACGCCTTGGCGGCGTCCATCTGCACCTCAGCCGCCAAATTGGCCAAGGCCTCGGGCGTGTCGGCGCGTGTGGCCTTCAGCGCATCGTTGAAACAACCCAAGGCCTCCTGCGCATGGCCCATCTCCAACACATACTGGCCCATCAACCAATGCACCAAACGCAAAGCGTCTACCCCCTTAGCCGACGCGGCCTGCACCGCCTCGTTGTAAGCATGGTTGGCCAAGTCGGATTGCCCCTGCTGCGCCATCACACGCGCCATGGCCAAATACCCCTCGTAGCGCGTGGGCGCTGCGTCGATGGCCCGCTGATAGGCCGCTGACGCCTGACCCAACTCACCCATCTGCTTGCACAAATGCCCCGCCTCTAGCCATGCGCTGAAGTGGCTGGCATCCAACCGCAGCGTCTGCGCAAACGCCTCGCGG is drawn from Limnohabitans sp. 63ED37-2 and contains these coding sequences:
- a CDS encoding tetratricopeptide repeat protein; the protein is MTETNSTQVLAAQAFNTANATFKNGEVQAALQGCDAALQLDATLLPAALLKARCLVRLGEWMAAREAFAQTLRLDASHFSAWLEAGHLCKQMGELGQASAAYQRAIDAAPTRYEGYLAMARVMAQQGQSDLANHAYNEAVQAASAKGVDALRLVHWLMGQYVLEMGHAQEALGCFNDALKATRADTPEALANLAAEVQMDAAKAWLRVGEREKAMKLLTLASGASDEATLSRLAALSFRNNFWQEAIEISRRCVALYPQSAWAHWNLAHLLAECWQMAEAEQVLQQAEALAPMPGARSLRAAVAGKVGDADQALALYAELALEEGQGSSYASSAAMSSLYSDMQSAQQVADLHRSLFASWGEGARSQDSFVRKPLEGRRLRVGIVSADFHHQHPVNIFMQPVLRELDRTRFELFMYFVGDSHDEQTALARSRTEHWAEVGSLNTTQLAKRIDADEIDVLLDMAGHTSQHRMPLFAQRAAPVQMTYLGYPGSTGVPNIDFILGDAIVTPEGCESLYTEQVLRLPGTVFCFAPEEDYAFPKFKAADAMRTLTFGSFNNVPKLTPRTLKLWARVLEAVPDSRLVLKAPSFSDEGAKRIFGERLQALGVDLARVEFRGPVGLTDMMAEYADIDIALDPVPYNGGTTSLQAMWMGVPVLTQMGAHFVSRMGASFMTAAGLPEWVAKDDDDYVAVAQRMASDRKTLLALKKGLRDRLQKTPAWDVVAHTRALEQLIQDHSRLAKS